From a region of the Arachis ipaensis cultivar K30076 chromosome B09, Araip1.1, whole genome shotgun sequence genome:
- the LOC107617014 gene encoding nuclear transcription factor Y subunit B-4-like, with protein sequence MESNSRSSSNNEDMSLPIANVGRIMKQVVPGSGKISKEGKQLMQECVTEFISFVTGEASAKCHKENRKTVNGDDICWALSSLGFDNFAEAISRYLYKYRLAHTHREQNLLSNNNNNKD encoded by the coding sequence ATGGAGAGTAACAGTAGAAGTAGTAGTAATAATGAGGATATGAGTTTGCCGATTGCAAATGTGGGAAGAATAATGAAGCAAGTGGTGCCAGGAAGTGGAAAGATCTCAAAAGAAGGGAAGCAGTTAATGCAAGAGTGCGTGACAGAGTTCATAAGCTTTGTTACGGGTGAGGCCTCTGCCAAGTGTCACAAGGAGAATCGAAAGACGGTTAACGGCGACGACATCTGCTGGGCGCTTTCTTCCTTAGGGTTTGACAACTTCGCCGAGGCCATCTCCAGGTACTTGTATAAATACCGCCTTGCTCACACTCACAGGGAACAAAACCTTCTttccaacaataacaacaacaaagacTAA